Proteins co-encoded in one Halorussus lipolyticus genomic window:
- a CDS encoding ABC transporter permease → MEFLQSLRLSWRAIRSHKLRSTLTTLGVIIGVAAVITFVTLGTSLRADVLGQVGADRTPNVYVWASPAGEEGGPGSGAQPAFTSGDIDALRNLSGVESVVPRGVVPTAAVSAGGQTVAQRQVIATSPSYFDPGSFAEGRAFREGSREVVLNEQAAGLFDPTVEVGQNVTLRLASGDSVEAEVVGMLNGSSGGGAFEGLSEGQPLVFVPTDPFYRTTLETPDGESQRVYPTLTVVADDFAAVPETKERVRAYLENESDAAQLVPGNYGFSVETDQDLVDQLKDLLNTLTNFVTGIAVISLVVGSIGIANIMLVSVTERTKEIGIMKAVGAQNRDVLQLFLLEAAMLGLFGAILGTPVGVLGAYAAAQYIGLSLVLPYEWFAIAVAVGVLVGILAGLYPAWNAAKTDPIDALRYE, encoded by the coding sequence ATGGAGTTTCTACAGAGCCTCCGACTCAGTTGGCGAGCGATTCGGAGCCACAAGCTACGCTCGACGCTGACCACGCTCGGAGTCATCATCGGCGTCGCCGCGGTCATCACTTTCGTCACGCTCGGGACAAGCCTCCGGGCCGACGTGCTGGGACAGGTGGGGGCCGACCGAACCCCGAACGTCTACGTCTGGGCGAGTCCGGCGGGCGAGGAGGGCGGGCCGGGGTCGGGTGCCCAACCCGCCTTCACCTCCGGCGACATCGACGCGCTCAGAAATCTCTCCGGTGTCGAGTCGGTCGTGCCTCGGGGGGTGGTACCCACCGCGGCCGTCTCGGCGGGCGGTCAGACTGTCGCCCAGCGACAGGTAATCGCCACCTCGCCGAGTTACTTCGACCCCGGCAGTTTCGCTGAGGGCCGGGCCTTCCGGGAGGGGTCCCGCGAGGTCGTCCTGAACGAGCAGGCCGCCGGACTGTTCGACCCGACCGTCGAAGTCGGCCAGAACGTCACGCTCAGACTGGCCTCGGGCGATTCGGTCGAGGCCGAGGTCGTCGGGATGCTTAACGGGTCGTCGGGCGGTGGGGCCTTCGAGGGACTCAGCGAGGGCCAACCGCTGGTGTTCGTGCCGACCGACCCCTTCTACCGGACGACGCTGGAGACGCCGGACGGCGAGAGCCAGCGCGTCTACCCCACGCTGACGGTGGTCGCCGACGACTTCGCGGCGGTCCCCGAGACCAAAGAGCGAGTGCGGGCGTACCTCGAAAACGAGTCCGACGCGGCCCAACTCGTCCCCGGCAACTACGGGTTCTCGGTCGAGACCGACCAAGACCTCGTGGACCAACTCAAGGACCTGCTCAACACCCTCACGAACTTCGTGACCGGCATCGCGGTCATCTCGCTGGTGGTCGGGTCTATCGGCATCGCCAACATCATGCTGGTCAGCGTCACCGAGCGCACCAAGGAAATCGGTATCATGAAAGCCGTCGGCGCGCAGAACCGCGACGTGCTTCAGTTGTTCCTGCTTGAGGCCGCGATGCTGGGGCTGTTCGGCGCGATTCTGGGCACCCCTGTCGGCGTGCTTGGGGCCTACGCCGCGGCCCAGTACATCGGCCTGAGTCTGGTCCTGCCCTACGAGTGGTTCGCCATCGCGGTGGCAGTCGGGGTCCTCGTAGGGATTCTCGCTGGACTGTATCCGGCGTGGAACGCGGCCAAGACCGACCCTATCGACGCGCTCCGGTACGAATGA
- a CDS encoding ABC transporter ATP-binding protein, whose amino-acid sequence MAASDSDAESDAETGQGDAKGTGGGDAGAGGRNAVSLRGVRKTYFLGEPVHALDGVDISIPRGSYTAVMGPSGSGKSTLLNLIGCLDTPTEGEVWVNDREVSDMSQRDRTKVRGEEVGFVFQTFNLMPKLTAAENVALPLVFQGVDKSERIDRANDLLEQVGLGDRGDHRPNELSGGQRQRVAIARALAADPSIILADEPTGNLDQETGQQIMGLFQRLHDEGNTILMVTHERPIAEHAQRVIHVLDGTVERVEEIESPRRVETDLP is encoded by the coding sequence ATGGCTGCCAGCGACTCGGACGCCGAGTCCGATGCGGAGACCGGGCAGGGGGACGCGAAGGGAACAGGTGGCGGGGACGCCGGAGCGGGCGGCAGAAACGCCGTGTCGCTCCGCGGCGTGCGCAAGACCTACTTCCTCGGGGAACCCGTCCACGCGCTCGACGGGGTAGACATCTCGATTCCGCGAGGGTCCTACACCGCCGTGATGGGTCCCAGCGGGTCGGGCAAGAGTACCCTGCTCAACCTCATCGGGTGCCTCGACACGCCGACCGAGGGCGAGGTCTGGGTCAACGACCGCGAGGTGTCGGACATGTCCCAGCGCGACCGGACCAAGGTCCGGGGCGAGGAGGTCGGTTTCGTCTTCCAGACGTTCAACCTGATGCCGAAACTCACCGCCGCCGAGAACGTGGCGCTCCCGCTGGTCTTTCAGGGCGTGGACAAGAGCGAGCGCATCGACCGGGCGAACGACCTGCTGGAACAGGTCGGTCTGGGCGACCGGGGCGACCACCGACCCAACGAACTTTCGGGCGGCCAGCGCCAGCGCGTCGCCATCGCTCGGGCGCTGGCGGCCGACCCCTCCATCATCCTCGCCGACGAACCGACCGGGAACTTGGACCAAGAGACCGGCCAGCAGATTATGGGCCTGTTCCAGCGACTCCACGACGAGGGCAACACCATCCTGATGGTGACCCACGAGCGACCCATCGCCGAACACGCCCAGCGCGTGATTCACGTCCTCGACGGCACGGTCGAGCGAGTGGAGGAAATCGAGTCTCCTCGGCGCGTCGAAACTGACCTGCCCTGA
- the rpiA gene encoding ribose-5-phosphate isomerase RpiA: protein MKTTGGSDEEKRKAGESAAEEVEDGMVVGLGTGSTAAHAIRALGRRVDSGLDVRGIPTSFQSRELAKEVGVPLTDLDQVRQVHVAIDGADQFSGPHLVKGGGGAHAREKIVDSAADRLLVVADPSKSVKQLDHSVPVEVLPDARTTAAKEVRTLGGSASLRTAERKDGPVVTDNGNLLLDCDFGKIPNPADLAEDLAEIPGAVEHGLFVGMADEVHVGKEDGVNVKTF from the coding sequence ATGAAGACGACCGGCGGAAGCGACGAGGAGAAGCGCAAAGCGGGCGAGAGCGCGGCCGAGGAAGTCGAGGACGGCATGGTGGTCGGCCTCGGCACGGGTTCGACCGCGGCCCACGCCATCCGGGCGCTCGGCCGGAGGGTCGATAGCGGTCTCGACGTTCGCGGGATTCCGACCTCCTTCCAGTCGCGGGAACTCGCCAAGGAGGTCGGCGTCCCCCTCACGGACCTCGACCAAGTTCGGCAGGTCCACGTCGCCATCGACGGGGCCGACCAGTTCTCCGGTCCCCACCTCGTCAAGGGCGGCGGCGGTGCCCACGCGCGGGAGAAAATCGTGGATTCAGCCGCCGACCGCCTGCTGGTGGTCGCCGACCCGAGCAAGTCCGTCAAGCAACTCGACCATTCGGTGCCGGTCGAGGTCCTGCCCGACGCCCGGACCACCGCCGCCAAAGAGGTCCGAACGCTCGGTGGGTCGGCCTCGCTCCGGACCGCCGAGCGCAAGGACGGCCCGGTCGTGACCGACAACGGGAACCTCCTGCTCGACTGCGATTTCGGCAAAATCCCGAACCCGGCCGACCTCGCAGAGGACCTCGCGGAAATTCCCGGCGCTGTCGAACACGGCCTGTTCGTCGGGATGGCCGACGAGGTTCACGTCGGCAAAGAGGACGGCGTGAACGTCAAAACGTTCTGA
- a CDS encoding DUF1931 family protein, which produces MADLIVKAAVKDALDDKNVASDFYDALDERVDELLDEAARRAEANDRKTVQPRDL; this is translated from the coding sequence ATGGCAGACCTCATCGTCAAAGCCGCTGTCAAGGACGCACTGGACGACAAGAACGTGGCGTCGGACTTCTACGACGCCCTCGACGAGCGCGTCGACGAACTCCTCGACGAGGCTGCCCGCCGCGCCGAGGCCAACGACCGAAAGACGGTCCAGCCCCGCGACCTGTAA
- the larB gene encoding nickel pincer cofactor biosynthesis protein LarB, whose product MREILDAVADGEVSPAEAEARLSGYATDDAGRFDAARETRRGVPEAILGDGKTPEETASLAETAVETTGRAIVTRTDDDQRRAIRKRLADDHPEAEVTVHGRSGVVVAHAEDFDAPDLDATVTVVTGGTSDAIPAGEAAVLADEMGATVERIEDVGVAALTRIVDQLDRLRSADVLVVAAGREGALPTVVAGLVNTPVIGLPVSTGYGYGGEGEAALSGMLQSCSVLSVVNTDAGFVAGAQAGLVARAVDGAGPDADETEDDQ is encoded by the coding sequence ATGCGCGAAATACTCGACGCGGTGGCCGACGGCGAGGTCAGTCCCGCCGAGGCCGAAGCAAGACTCTCGGGGTACGCCACCGACGACGCCGGGCGCTTCGACGCGGCGCGCGAGACCCGCAGAGGAGTCCCCGAAGCAATCTTGGGTGACGGCAAGACACCGGAAGAAACCGCCTCGCTCGCGGAAACGGCAGTCGAGACCACCGGACGAGCAATCGTGACGAGGACCGACGACGACCAGCGCCGGGCCATCCGAAAGCGTCTCGCCGACGACCATCCCGAGGCCGAGGTCACGGTCCACGGTCGGTCGGGCGTGGTCGTCGCCCACGCCGAGGACTTCGACGCGCCGGACCTCGACGCGACCGTAACCGTCGTTACCGGCGGCACGAGCGACGCGATTCCCGCGGGCGAGGCCGCCGTCCTCGCCGACGAGATGGGCGCGACAGTCGAGCGAATCGAGGACGTGGGCGTCGCCGCGCTCACCCGCATCGTGGACCAACTCGACCGCCTGCGGTCTGCCGACGTACTGGTCGTCGCGGCGGGCCGGGAGGGCGCGCTCCCCACCGTGGTCGCCGGCCTCGTGAACACGCCGGTCATCGGTCTCCCCGTCTCGACCGGGTACGGCTACGGCGGCGAGGGCGAGGCCGCGCTCTCGGGGATGCTCCAGTCCTGCTCGGTCCTCTCGGTCGTGAACACCGACGCCGGGTTCGTCGCGGGCGCGCAGGCCGGCCTCGTCGCCAGAGCCGTAGACGGCGCGGGACCGGATGCCGACGAGACGGAAGACGACCAGTAG
- a CDS encoding DUF7563 family protein, translated as MPKCDHCGAHISERFARVFADENGAVRACVSCSANAGIAEVARQRAREANA; from the coding sequence ATGCCAAAGTGTGACCACTGTGGCGCGCACATCTCGGAGCGTTTCGCTCGGGTGTTCGCCGACGAGAACGGTGCGGTCCGCGCATGCGTCTCTTGCTCGGCGAACGCCGGAATCGCGGAAGTCGCGCGCCAACGCGCCAGAGAGGCGAACGCATAG
- a CDS encoding GIY-YIG nuclease family protein: MPVHWVYILECDDGSFYTGYTTDVERRVREHDRGEGAKYTRGRTPVELVHTEEFDSQSAAMSREYEIKQLSRRQKEQLVRSE; this comes from the coding sequence GTGCCGGTCCACTGGGTCTACATCCTCGAATGCGACGACGGCAGTTTTTACACGGGCTACACCACCGACGTAGAGCGCCGCGTCCGCGAACACGACCGGGGCGAGGGCGCGAAGTACACCCGCGGACGCACCCCGGTCGAACTCGTCCACACCGAGGAGTTCGACTCGCAGTCGGCGGCCATGTCCCGCGAGTACGAAATCAAACAGTTGTCGCGTCGGCAGAAAGAGCAGTTGGTCAGAAGTGAGTAA
- a CDS encoding SDR family oxidoreductase, with protein sequence MTSKVVLVTGGTSGIGCEAALRLAEEGAIVLFTGRDREAGQEVLSAVRDAHPESEGDFYPADFADFAAVRELAREVRADYDRLDALVNNAGTSQSHRRTTDEGVELTFAVNHLAPFLLTNLLAPRLRESAPARTVNTTSALHEDGSLSDVEAVVRGERGDGGAFDGLDAYADSKLANVLFTVELADRLAGTGVTANCVHPGWLPQTGLVRNATGFSRVFTGAAAFVAGIAPVGPFESVADAGDTLAYLATSDEVADVSGAYFDRRERTSPAEIAGDEALRRLVWERSAELVGLPASVPEDDPLAE encoded by the coding sequence ATGACGAGCAAGGTCGTCCTCGTGACGGGCGGAACCAGCGGTATCGGCTGTGAGGCCGCCCTGCGACTCGCCGAGGAGGGCGCAATCGTCCTGTTCACGGGCCGGGACCGCGAGGCGGGGCAGGAAGTCCTGTCCGCGGTCCGGGACGCCCACCCCGAGAGCGAGGGCGACTTCTACCCGGCCGACTTCGCGGACTTCGCGGCGGTTCGGGAGTTGGCCCGCGAGGTCCGGGCCGACTACGACCGCCTCGACGCGCTGGTGAACAACGCCGGGACCTCCCAGAGCCACCGCCGGACCACTGACGAGGGCGTCGAACTCACCTTCGCGGTCAACCACCTCGCGCCGTTCCTGTTGACGAATCTCCTCGCGCCGCGCCTGCGCGAGAGCGCCCCCGCACGAACCGTTAATACGACGAGCGCACTCCACGAGGACGGGTCGCTGTCGGACGTGGAGGCGGTCGTCCGGGGCGAGCGGGGAGACGGCGGAGCGTTCGACGGTCTGGACGCCTACGCCGACTCGAAACTGGCGAACGTGCTGTTCACGGTGGAACTGGCAGACCGACTCGCGGGGACCGGCGTGACCGCCAACTGCGTGCATCCGGGGTGGCTTCCACAGACCGGCCTCGTCAGGAACGCGACCGGCTTTTCGCGGGTGTTCACCGGCGCGGCCGCGTTCGTGGCCGGGATTGCGCCGGTCGGCCCCTTCGAGAGTGTCGCGGACGCCGGCGACACGCTGGCCTATCTGGCGACGAGTGACGAGGTGGCCGACGTGTCGGGCGCGTACTTCGACCGGCGCGAGCGGACCTCGCCTGCGGAAATTGCTGGTGATGAGGCGCTACGGCGTCTCGTCTGGGAGCGGAGCGCGGAGTTGGTCGGGCTACCGGCGTCGGTGCCCGAGGACGACCCACTGGCGGAGTAA
- a CDS encoding NADPH-dependent FMN reductase, protein MNENPVVVALAGSMRDGSYTRTALKHALAAAEKRGAETELLDVREYDLPIFDPDEDEPPEATELKRKIREADTVLWGSPVYHGSYSSAFRNVHDYCSFDEYEDTTVGLLAAAGGGSFASTLDHMRVTARGVHAWVLPHQVGIRSARNKIEDGEIVDDDIKERVEKLGQQAVEYAYIHPDVTAPDAGVAEDADGGQQATDDD, encoded by the coding sequence ATGAACGAGAACCCTGTCGTCGTCGCGCTGGCCGGAAGCATGCGCGACGGGAGTTACACCCGGACCGCCCTGAAACACGCCCTCGCCGCCGCCGAAAAGCGCGGTGCCGAGACCGAACTGCTGGACGTGCGCGAGTACGACCTGCCGATTTTCGACCCCGACGAGGACGAACCCCCCGAGGCCACCGAACTCAAGCGCAAGATTCGGGAGGCCGATACGGTCCTCTGGGGAAGCCCGGTCTACCACGGGTCCTACTCGTCGGCCTTCCGGAACGTCCACGACTACTGTAGCTTCGACGAGTACGAGGACACCACGGTCGGCCTGCTGGCCGCCGCGGGCGGTGGGTCGTTCGCCAGCACCCTAGACCACATGCGAGTCACGGCCCGAGGAGTTCACGCGTGGGTCCTGCCCCATCAGGTCGGCATCCGGAGCGCCCGGAACAAAATCGAGGACGGCGAAATCGTGGACGACGACATCAAAGAGCGCGTCGAGAAACTCGGCCAGCAGGCAGTCGAGTACGCCTACATCCACCCCGACGTGACCGCGCCCGACGCCGGCGTGGCCGAGGACGCCGACGGCGGCCAGCAGGCCACAGACGACGACTGA
- a CDS encoding MFS transporter yields the protein MRPTARSWRPTLPEGPVAKYYLYRASMAAGFTTPIWYYYVKLNVESYALVGAVDAIWWAGLLLFEIPTGVVGDRIGRRNSLLVASAMITVAQLAMVVSSEFAHFAVVFAFWALASTFESGTADAWLYDTLKARMDEGDFAQVRGRGNAVMYVVMGTTGVVGGYIADVWMPAAYLASAAVTVLSIPVLLSFPESAPGRSDSDTGEGDSDDHFTVVDALPVIREEFSKPPLRSFVPYLGLFFGVYWGVNFFVQPFSIETLGLSVSEVGWMFGGFTAVAAAVSYNTDRIEEVVGLRRWFALAPPVLGALFVGVALAPIAAIPVFFVMRATRGVMTPLANQYINDRVGSVGRATVLSTAGMIYHVVTIPFELGAGRLADALGIVPTIGLFGGILVAGSAVFLGVSSAFGASSVADESAAD from the coding sequence GTGAGACCGACCGCGAGGAGTTGGCGGCCGACCCTCCCCGAGGGACCCGTCGCCAAGTACTACCTCTACCGGGCGTCGATGGCCGCGGGGTTCACCACGCCCATCTGGTACTACTACGTCAAACTCAACGTCGAGTCCTACGCGCTCGTCGGGGCCGTGGACGCCATCTGGTGGGCCGGTCTCCTCCTGTTCGAGATTCCGACCGGGGTCGTCGGCGACCGAATCGGTCGGCGAAACAGCCTGTTGGTCGCCAGCGCGATGATAACCGTGGCCCAGTTGGCGATGGTGGTCTCCAGCGAGTTCGCGCACTTCGCGGTCGTGTTCGCGTTCTGGGCGCTGGCCTCGACGTTCGAGTCCGGGACCGCCGATGCGTGGCTCTACGACACCCTGAAGGCCCGGATGGACGAAGGCGACTTCGCGCAGGTCCGAGGCCGAGGCAACGCCGTGATGTACGTCGTGATGGGCACGACGGGTGTCGTCGGGGGCTACATCGCCGACGTGTGGATGCCCGCCGCCTATCTGGCCTCGGCGGCCGTGACAGTGCTGAGCATCCCGGTTCTGCTCTCGTTCCCCGAGTCCGCGCCCGGCCGAAGCGACTCAGATACCGGCGAAGGGGACTCCGACGACCACTTTACCGTCGTGGACGCTCTGCCGGTCATCCGCGAGGAGTTCTCGAAGCCACCGCTCCGGTCGTTCGTCCCGTACCTCGGTCTGTTCTTCGGGGTCTACTGGGGCGTCAACTTCTTCGTCCAACCGTTCAGCATCGAGACGCTCGGTCTCTCGGTCAGCGAAGTCGGGTGGATGTTCGGCGGGTTCACCGCCGTCGCGGCCGCGGTCAGCTACAACACCGACCGAATCGAGGAGGTCGTCGGTCTCCGGCGGTGGTTCGCGCTCGCGCCGCCGGTCCTCGGCGCGCTGTTCGTCGGCGTCGCCCTCGCACCCATCGCGGCGATTCCGGTCTTCTTCGTGATGCGGGCCACCCGCGGCGTGATGACGCCCTTGGCGAACCAGTACATCAACGACCGGGTTGGGTCGGTCGGCCGCGCGACGGTCCTCAGCACCGCCGGGATGATTTACCACGTCGTCACCATCCCCTTCGAACTCGGGGCCGGGAGACTCGCCGACGCGCTGGGAATCGTCCCGACCATCGGCCTGTTCGGCGGGATTCTGGTCGCGGGGTCCGCCGTTTTTCTCGGGGTCTCCTCGGCGTTCGGCGCGTCGAGCGTCGCGGACGAGTCGGCCGCGGACTGA
- a CDS encoding phosphoglucomutase/phosphomannomutase family protein, whose amino-acid sequence METPISFGTDGWRATLDEFTAPRVRMVGQAVADYLREVEDRDEGTVAVGYDARETSRGFAEELCRVLAVNGFDALIPPRDCPTPLAVWTIADRDLAGALVVSASHNPPNYNGVKFFPHDAAPALPEVTDEIMARIAEPRALPEEDHGTVSEEDLLEPYAEHVFDLVGVGPDADADLEGLEVVYDAMHGSGRGFTDELLERAGATVHRRRCEQDAEFGGTNPEPSAENLQGLVEAVREKDADLGIANDGDSDRIAIVTPDRGFLDENLFFAGTYDYLLEDDSGPAVRTVSTTFLVDRVAEAHGEDVVETAVGYKWVAEAMQESDALIGGEESGGFSIRGHVREKDGVLMALLAGAVENERSYDDRVDALLDEFGEIHQSKVSVDCPDDRKEDVLADLEAELPDEVAGERVETVNDTDGFKILLEDGSWLLVRPSGTEPKMRVYAEADSEDRVSELLDAGRGLVEPLV is encoded by the coding sequence ATGGAGACGCCGATTTCGTTCGGAACCGACGGCTGGCGAGCCACGTTGGACGAGTTCACCGCTCCTCGCGTCCGGATGGTCGGGCAGGCAGTCGCCGACTACCTGCGCGAGGTCGAAGACCGCGACGAGGGAACCGTCGCCGTCGGGTACGACGCCCGCGAGACCTCGCGGGGATTCGCCGAGGAGTTGTGCCGCGTGCTGGCTGTCAACGGTTTCGACGCCTTGATTCCGCCCCGTGACTGCCCGACGCCGCTGGCGGTCTGGACCATCGCCGACCGCGACTTGGCGGGCGCGCTGGTGGTCTCGGCCTCTCACAACCCGCCGAACTACAACGGCGTGAAGTTCTTCCCCCACGACGCCGCGCCCGCGCTCCCCGAGGTCACGGACGAAATCATGGCTCGCATCGCGGAACCCCGCGCGCTCCCCGAGGAGGACCACGGAACGGTCAGCGAGGAGGACCTCCTCGAACCCTACGCCGAACACGTCTTCGACCTCGTGGGCGTCGGTCCCGACGCCGACGCGGATTTGGAGGGTCTCGAAGTCGTCTACGACGCGATGCACGGGTCGGGCAGAGGGTTCACCGACGAACTGCTGGAACGCGCCGGGGCGACCGTCCACCGGCGGCGCTGTGAGCAGGACGCCGAGTTCGGCGGGACGAACCCCGAACCGAGCGCCGAGAACTTGCAGGGGTTGGTCGAGGCGGTCCGCGAGAAGGACGCCGACCTCGGCATCGCCAACGACGGCGACTCGGACCGCATCGCTATCGTGACCCCCGACCGAGGCTTCTTGGACGAGAACCTCTTTTTCGCTGGGACCTACGACTACCTCCTCGAAGACGACTCGGGTCCCGCGGTCCGGACCGTCTCGACCACCTTCCTCGTGGACCGGGTGGCCGAGGCCCACGGCGAGGACGTAGTGGAGACCGCAGTCGGCTACAAGTGGGTCGCCGAGGCGATGCAGGAGTCAGACGCCCTCATCGGCGGCGAGGAGTCCGGCGGGTTCTCCATCCGGGGCCACGTCCGCGAGAAGGACGGCGTGCTGATGGCCTTGCTGGCGGGTGCGGTCGAGAACGAGCGGTCCTACGACGACCGAGTGGACGCCCTGCTGGACGAGTTCGGCGAGATTCACCAGTCGAAAGTCAGCGTGGACTGCCCCGACGACCGCAAGGAGGACGTGCTGGCCGACTTGGAGGCCGAACTCCCCGACGAGGTGGCCGGCGAGCGCGTCGAGACGGTCAACGACACCGACGGGTTCAAGATTCTCCTCGAAGACGGGTCGTGGCTGTTGGTCCGGCCGAGCGGGACCGAACCCAAGATGCGGGTCTACGCCGAGGCTGATAGCGAGGACAGAGTGTCGGAGTTACTGGACGCCGGGCGCGGACTGGTCGAACCGCTGGTGTAA